In Flavobacterium sp., a single window of DNA contains:
- a CDS encoding bifunctional 4-hydroxy-2-oxoglutarate aldolase/2-dehydro-3-deoxy-phosphogluconate aldolase: MAQYTRIEVAQAMKNTGMIPLFFSNDIELSKNILKACYDGGARLLEFTARGDFAHEIFGELTKYAIKELPGMIMGVGSVTDAAAASLYMQLGANFIVTPVLREDIVIVCNRRKVLWSPGCGTLTEITKAEELGCEIVKLFPGDIYGPEFIKGIKGPQPWTSIMPTGGVHPTAENLTSWFNAGVTCVGMGSQLITKEIVANKDFKELTEKVKEVIEIISKLK; encoded by the coding sequence ATGGCACAATATACCCGAATTGAAGTAGCTCAAGCGATGAAAAATACTGGAATGATTCCACTATTTTTCAGTAATGATATCGAATTAAGTAAGAATATTTTAAAAGCGTGTTATGATGGTGGTGCACGTTTGCTGGAATTTACAGCTCGTGGCGATTTTGCGCACGAAATTTTTGGCGAACTTACCAAGTATGCAATTAAAGAATTACCTGGAATGATAATGGGGGTTGGCTCCGTAACCGATGCTGCAGCTGCCTCGTTATACATGCAACTTGGCGCAAATTTTATTGTAACTCCAGTATTACGTGAGGATATTGTAATAGTTTGTAACCGACGCAAAGTTTTATGGTCTCCTGGGTGCGGAACACTTACAGAAATAACAAAAGCAGAAGAATTAGGTTGCGAAATCGTTAAACTTTTTCCGGGCGATATTTATGGACCTGAATTTATAAAAGGAATTAAAGGTCCACAACCTTGGACATCTATTATGCCAACTGGAGGAGTACATCCAACAGCTGAAAATCTGACTTCATGGTTTAACGCTGGAGTAACTTGTGTAGGAATGGGATCCCAATTAATAACTAAAGAGATTGTGGCAAATAAAGATTTTAAGGAATTAACTGAAAAAGTTAAAGAAGTTATTGAAATTATTTCGAAGTTAAAATAA
- a CDS encoding sugar kinase — protein sequence MTKIVTFGEILLRLSTERHLRFSQAESYKATYGGGEFNVSVSLANYGLNTEYITRLPNNELGNCALKEMRKLNVGCQNVLLDGDRIGIYFLETGTSTRASNIVYDRENSGMSTLKKGMIDWKEILKDATWFHWSGITPSLSESAAEACVEALEIAKDMGLTISCDLNYRSKLWKYGKHPKEVMPKILQYCNVILGDLDTANFMLGLPQMNPDYQNQESLPVLYDTIFKLIPSLKFMATTLRYSVSASHQRIGGILYDGNTIYDADVQDVTPVVDRVGSGDAFMGGLIYGLNEEPLNKQRALNFAVAACCLKHTIAGDYNLVTLEEVEKLIGGDFTGKVSR from the coding sequence ATGACAAAAATAGTCACTTTCGGTGAAATTTTACTGCGTCTTTCAACGGAAAGACATTTAAGGTTCTCACAAGCAGAATCGTATAAAGCTACTTATGGCGGTGGAGAATTTAATGTTTCTGTATCTCTGGCAAATTATGGTCTGAATACAGAATATATTACACGATTACCAAATAATGAATTAGGTAATTGTGCACTAAAAGAGATGAGAAAACTTAATGTCGGCTGTCAGAATGTGCTCTTGGATGGTGATCGAATTGGGATTTATTTTCTAGAAACAGGAACTAGTACAAGAGCCAGTAATATTGTTTACGATCGCGAAAATAGTGGAATGTCAACTTTAAAAAAAGGAATGATTGACTGGAAAGAAATTCTAAAAGATGCCACTTGGTTTCACTGGAGTGGCATTACTCCTTCCCTATCTGAAAGTGCCGCTGAGGCTTGTGTTGAGGCTTTGGAAATTGCAAAAGATATGGGCTTAACAATTTCTTGTGATTTAAACTACAGATCAAAACTTTGGAAATATGGTAAACATCCAAAAGAAGTTATGCCTAAAATTCTGCAATATTGCAACGTAATTTTAGGAGATCTAGACACTGCAAATTTCATGCTGGGCCTACCACAAATGAATCCGGATTATCAAAATCAGGAATCACTGCCCGTGCTGTATGATACCATTTTTAAACTAATTCCGTCGTTAAAATTTATGGCAACCACATTGCGCTATTCTGTAAGTGCTTCTCATCAACGTATAGGAGGAATTTTATACGATGGAAATACAATTTATGATGCAGACGTTCAAGATGTAACTCCGGTTGTAGATCGTGTTGGAAGTGGTGATGCTTTTATGGGAGGCTTAATTTATGGATTAAATGAAGAACCACTAAACAAACAAAGAGCCCTTAATTTTGCTGTAGCAGCCTGCTGTCTGAAACATACTATTGCAGGCGACTATAACTTAGTAACACTTGAAGAAGTTGAAAAATTAATTGGAGGTGATTTTACAGGAAAAGTATCAAGATAA
- a CDS encoding T9SS type A sorting domain-containing protein, whose translation MKLKLIVLLTLCMSPFLYSQDWNGIPVPANAGTGKIWKIQPQSDDFNYTYEASTNQATIGGKWTNFYHNTWDGPGPTKWRYENTTVSGGNLHVFATRQANETKTFTVDCDGDNIAESWTMAATRAGCITSKTRVKYPVYVEARFKIANAVMASDIWMLSPDDTQEIDILEAYGGKATRNDWLAQRLHLSHHVFIRSPFLDYQPTDASTWYTGATKTYWTDKWIRLGVYWASPTRLEYYLDGQLVKVMDNLDTVNGKDGIDPLNYTSTATPRTAATRTGLVKEMDIIINMEDQNWNACKGRTPTDEEITNFDNHNFNIDWIRIYKPVTDPNLGKQDAKIEEKKLMLFPNPFKDSIQVKSEKNISTVQIYSLSGTKLLVEKINNTNATIATKNLSAGMYFAQINWEDGTTVTQKIIKE comes from the coding sequence ATGAAACTAAAATTAATTGTACTGCTTACTTTATGTATGTCTCCGTTTTTATACAGTCAAGATTGGAATGGCATTCCCGTTCCTGCAAATGCTGGAACAGGAAAAATTTGGAAAATTCAGCCACAGTCTGATGATTTTAATTACACCTATGAAGCGTCCACTAATCAAGCAACGATTGGCGGAAAGTGGACTAACTTTTATCACAACACTTGGGATGGTCCAGGGCCTACAAAATGGAGGTATGAGAATACTACCGTTAGCGGAGGAAATCTGCATGTTTTTGCAACTAGACAGGCAAATGAAACTAAGACTTTTACTGTAGATTGTGATGGAGATAATATTGCCGAAAGCTGGACTATGGCGGCTACAAGAGCGGGCTGCATTACATCGAAAACAAGGGTAAAGTACCCTGTATATGTAGAAGCGCGTTTTAAAATCGCAAATGCAGTTATGGCTTCTGATATTTGGATGCTTAGTCCAGATGACACCCAAGAAATCGATATCCTGGAAGCATACGGCGGAAAAGCAACTAGAAATGATTGGCTAGCACAACGTTTGCATTTAAGTCACCATGTATTTATTAGAAGTCCGTTTTTGGATTATCAGCCTACCGATGCCAGCACATGGTACACGGGAGCTACAAAAACCTATTGGACAGACAAATGGATTCGTCTTGGTGTGTACTGGGCTAGTCCAACTCGGTTAGAATACTACTTGGATGGTCAATTAGTCAAGGTAATGGACAATCTAGATACTGTGAACGGCAAAGACGGAATAGACCCATTAAACTATACCTCAACAGCTACTCCAAGAACTGCCGCTACACGCACGGGACTGGTAAAAGAAATGGATATCATTATTAATATGGAAGATCAAAACTGGAATGCCTGTAAAGGACGTACTCCTACTGATGAAGAAATTACAAATTTTGACAATCATAATTTCAATATCGATTGGATTCGAATTTACAAACCTGTGACCGATCCAAATTTAGGGAAACAAGATGCCAAGATTGAAGAAAAAAAATTGATGCTATTTCCAAATCCTTTTAAAGATTCTATTCAAGTAAAATCAGAAAAAAACATAAGCACTGTTCAAATTTACAGTTTGAGCGGAACTAAATTGTTGGTTGAAAAAATCAATAATACCAATGCTACTATTGCTACCAAAAACTTAAGCGCTGGAATGTATTTTGCACAAATCAATTGGGAAGATGGCACTACTGTTACTCAAAAAATTATTAAAGAATAA
- a CDS encoding CRTAC1 family protein, with protein MVDNIDIPNAGIVTVNALVDFKTEGEKKIKILKQGGEITLLDIKFNATDIPAIPQFKDISDESGLKTEYTWKYGGPSVGDLNNDGLYDFVLNNHDKVPAKLFWNLGNNKVQEHSEILKQWDIHGSAVGDYDNDGDVDIIIAQGGGNGTDPQPPHLLRNDNGKFTEVSIEAGITHGSRGRAVRWIDMDLDGDLDLLLINAEGINSSSGSQQIIYTNIGNGHFKIAHSKAIEGANAERVLVTDINGDQKDDLILFSPISVWVGNGDLTFTDVTKQWVPENLQKTDLITGACEIDIDNDGDMDIYLSRGKPSYEIANKSLDYNPITKRMDMRDEGNKGITSIDFEAPGHITLSGIFLWYRMYNDGFPLHLGASKKEILDVQEKDTIKVTPEMAKGWPNERKENGWYLGYLGNNKWRLESVRNGNIYWEIRISIDGVQSVHPEWTPQNRNVQDVLFRNDNNHFTDVTTKWNVPLGGNNQGVVAADFNNDSHIDLFVYRFGFLKSSVSDWLLLNNGKGQFETTTLHNAHDPNDPGHGDMGQAFDFNLDGNIDLLNGSDNYGKWYLYDNSLIQNKNYVLVRVNYSDLHHIDPMSATVTVTTPSKSYTKRVGSSGEVFSQSLLNTVHFGLGDDETIKSITVRWRNGETYTAKNLKVNQVYTTP; from the coding sequence TTGGTAGACAATATTGATATTCCGAACGCTGGTATTGTTACTGTAAACGCATTAGTCGATTTTAAAACAGAGGGAGAAAAGAAAATTAAAATACTCAAACAAGGTGGTGAGATCACCCTTTTGGATATAAAATTTAACGCTACAGACATTCCAGCTATCCCGCAATTTAAAGACATTTCGGATGAATCTGGATTAAAGACAGAATATACTTGGAAATACGGCGGTCCATCGGTGGGTGATTTGAATAATGATGGTTTGTATGATTTTGTTTTAAACAACCACGACAAAGTGCCTGCCAAACTTTTTTGGAATCTCGGAAACAACAAAGTTCAAGAACATTCCGAAATACTCAAGCAATGGGACATACACGGTTCTGCAGTCGGCGACTATGACAATGATGGCGATGTGGATATTATTATTGCACAAGGCGGTGGTAATGGAACTGACCCACAACCGCCTCATTTACTACGCAATGACAATGGAAAATTTACAGAAGTTTCGATCGAAGCCGGAATTACACACGGCTCACGCGGTAGAGCAGTTCGATGGATCGATATGGATTTGGATGGCGATTTGGATTTATTACTTATCAATGCCGAAGGAATTAATAGTAGTTCCGGAAGTCAACAAATTATATACACAAACATAGGAAATGGTCATTTCAAGATTGCACATAGTAAAGCAATTGAAGGTGCCAATGCCGAACGCGTTTTAGTGACGGATATTAATGGAGATCAAAAAGACGACTTAATTCTGTTTTCGCCTATATCGGTTTGGGTTGGCAATGGCGATTTAACCTTTACTGATGTTACCAAGCAATGGGTACCCGAAAATCTTCAAAAAACAGATTTGATTACCGGGGCATGCGAAATAGATATTGACAATGATGGAGACATGGATATTTATTTAAGTAGAGGAAAACCTAGCTACGAAATAGCCAATAAATCTTTGGATTACAACCCTATTACCAAACGTATGGATATGCGAGACGAAGGCAACAAAGGCATTACCAGCATCGACTTTGAGGCTCCGGGTCACATTACCTTATCGGGTATATTTTTATGGTATCGTATGTATAATGATGGATTTCCTTTGCACTTAGGCGCTTCCAAAAAAGAGATCCTGGACGTTCAGGAAAAGGACACCATAAAAGTAACCCCAGAAATGGCCAAAGGATGGCCGAATGAAAGAAAAGAAAATGGTTGGTATCTTGGTTATTTAGGCAACAACAAATGGCGATTGGAATCTGTTAGAAACGGCAATATCTATTGGGAAATTAGAATATCTATTGATGGAGTTCAATCTGTACATCCAGAATGGACACCGCAAAACAGAAATGTTCAGGATGTATTATTTAGAAACGACAATAATCATTTTACCGATGTTACCACCAAGTGGAATGTACCTTTGGGAGGAAATAATCAAGGGGTGGTTGCAGCCGATTTTAATAATGACAGTCATATTGATTTGTTCGTATATAGGTTTGGCTTTTTGAAATCGAGCGTGAGTGATTGGCTTTTGCTAAATAACGGAAAGGGGCAATTTGAAACTACAACGCTTCATAATGCTCATGACCCTAATGATCCTGGACATGGGGATATGGGGCAAGCTTTTGATTTTAACCTTGACGGAAATATCGATTTACTAAACGGAAGCGATAATTATGGAAAATGGTATCTGTATGACAATAGTTTGATCCAGAATAAAAACTATGTGCTAGTTCGCGTAAATTATTCCGATTTGCATCATATTGATCCGATGTCTGCTACTGTAACGGTCACTACACCCTCTAAAAGCTATACCAAAAGAGTAGGATCATCAGGAGAAGTATTTTCGCAAAGTTTATTGAATACCGTACATTTTGGTCTAGGTGATGACGAAACAATTAAAAGCATCACCGTTCGATGGAGAAATGGCGAGACTTATACTGCAAAAAATTTAAAGGTAAACCAAGTTTATACTACTCCGTGA
- a CDS encoding beta-porphyranase D yields the protein MMSIKRIMILLAFANLHWVQSQTITSGPPEPPLGKRWVLNPELSDEFNGTQIDTTKWFDYHPQWKGRVPGLFLASQVSVKDGFLQIKGEKMKKDTLIKNANGEEKFTIAGGAVVSKKTVLFGYYESRIKAAATTMSATFWFSTNGKTKSLKECDKYSLEWDIHESIGRNGPFEGSYFANGMHSNSHYWYTDCNGEVHDYRAPQVVFQNAELSSENFNVYGGWWRDEQTASYYYNNGEPKHQKFYSEINKKPFDRPMHMRLVSETYPFPWIELPNDAELADPTKNTVYYDWVRAYKLVEANMPIPSSNNEPVIPLFNEQILFHVAIINLVSKTILKIPIQYKAIEDREILLKLSDPEGKLIKETKFIAYTGYANLEYDMRIDKKLEPKSGYSLLAIIRPLNTKDPVDIDSSTLIINLKSK from the coding sequence ATGATGTCTATAAAAAGAATAATGATACTATTGGCGTTTGCTAATTTACATTGGGTTCAATCTCAAACGATAACATCTGGTCCTCCAGAACCGCCCTTGGGGAAAAGATGGGTTCTAAATCCCGAGCTTTCAGATGAGTTTAACGGAACGCAAATTGATACAACCAAATGGTTTGATTACCATCCGCAATGGAAAGGCAGAGTTCCTGGCTTGTTTCTGGCTTCTCAGGTTTCCGTAAAAGATGGTTTTTTACAAATTAAAGGGGAAAAAATGAAAAAAGACACCCTTATCAAAAACGCCAACGGGGAAGAAAAATTTACTATCGCAGGCGGAGCGGTTGTCTCCAAAAAAACAGTGTTATTTGGGTACTATGAATCCCGAATTAAGGCTGCGGCTACCACTATGTCGGCTACTTTTTGGTTTTCTACCAATGGAAAAACGAAAAGTCTAAAAGAGTGTGACAAATACAGTTTAGAATGGGATATTCATGAATCTATTGGCAGAAATGGACCTTTTGAAGGCAGTTATTTTGCCAATGGAATGCATTCTAACTCTCATTATTGGTACACAGACTGCAATGGAGAGGTTCATGATTACCGCGCTCCTCAAGTTGTTTTTCAAAATGCGGAATTATCTTCTGAAAATTTTAATGTGTATGGTGGATGGTGGCGCGATGAACAAACAGCAAGTTATTACTACAATAATGGTGAACCAAAACATCAAAAATTTTATTCCGAAATAAACAAAAAACCGTTTGACAGACCAATGCACATGCGTCTGGTATCAGAAACCTACCCTTTTCCTTGGATTGAGTTGCCAAATGATGCTGAATTAGCAGATCCAACAAAAAATACCGTTTATTATGATTGGGTACGCGCTTATAAATTGGTAGAGGCTAATATGCCAATTCCGTCTTCTAACAACGAACCGGTTATCCCTCTTTTTAATGAACAAATTCTTTTTCACGTGGCTATTATAAACTTAGTTTCTAAAACAATTTTAAAAATCCCAATACAATATAAGGCCATTGAAGATCGTGAAATACTACTAAAACTATCCGATCCTGAAGGAAAACTAATTAAAGAAACTAAATTCATTGCCTACACTGGTTATGCTAATTTAGAATACGATATGAGAATAGATAAAAAACTTGAACCAAAATCTGGATATTCATTATTGGCTATAATTCGACCATTGAACACTAAAGATCCTGTTGATATTGATTCTAGTACATTGATTATTAATTTAAAAAGCAAATAA
- a CDS encoding LacI family DNA-binding transcriptional regulator, translating to MKYITIKDIAKQLNTSVSTVSRAFNDKADINPETKALVLKTAKALGYRPNPIAKKLMQQRSFTIGIIVPEFINAFFPEVIIGVQEILFENGYQVLIAQSSECFETELKNIKTLEDSMVDGLIVSLSSESNNTDYYQNLIASGFPIVLFNRVNNQLNCSKVVFNDYKWAFFATEHLINQGCKNIVHLKGRDGVSLTNERLRGFLDAHQKYQLSYNKNQIVATGFTLADGQKAAQNIIDSGNIPDAIFGANDPVTIGAMQVFKKNGFSIPNDIAFVGFTDSQMATIIEPPLTSVSQPAREIGEEAAKILIEQIETKKGFQPKSITLNGQLNIRASSLKITSLK from the coding sequence ATGAAATATATTACCATCAAAGACATTGCTAAACAATTGAACACTTCAGTTTCTACGGTTTCAAGAGCCTTCAACGACAAGGCTGATATCAATCCTGAAACCAAAGCATTGGTTTTAAAAACGGCCAAAGCATTAGGATATCGTCCTAATCCTATTGCTAAAAAGTTAATGCAACAGCGTTCTTTTACTATTGGTATTATTGTACCTGAGTTTATCAATGCATTTTTTCCTGAGGTCATCATAGGGGTTCAAGAAATTTTGTTTGAAAATGGATATCAAGTGCTAATTGCTCAGTCTAGCGAATGTTTTGAAACTGAATTAAAAAATATCAAAACCTTAGAAGATAGCATGGTTGATGGCTTGATTGTTTCATTATCAAGTGAAAGCAATAATACCGATTATTATCAAAATTTAATTGCGTCGGGCTTTCCAATCGTGCTTTTCAATAGGGTAAACAATCAACTCAATTGTTCTAAAGTTGTTTTTAACGATTACAAATGGGCCTTTTTTGCCACCGAGCATTTGATTAATCAAGGTTGCAAGAATATTGTACATCTCAAAGGTAGGGATGGCGTTTCATTGACAAATGAGCGTCTAAGAGGGTTTTTAGACGCTCACCAAAAATACCAATTGAGCTATAATAAAAATCAAATTGTAGCTACGGGATTCACATTAGCCGATGGTCAAAAAGCGGCGCAAAATATAATAGACTCAGGAAATATTCCTGACGCTATCTTTGGAGCAAATGATCCGGTAACTATTGGAGCCATGCAAGTTTTTAAGAAAAATGGATTTTCTATACCAAATGACATTGCTTTTGTTGGTTTTACCGATTCACAAATGGCAACTATAATTGAGCCTCCACTGACTTCTGTTTCGCAACCTGCAAGGGAAATTGGTGAAGAAGCTGCTAAAATACTTATTGAACAAATTGAAACAAAGAAAGGTTTCCAGCCTAAAAGCATTACCTTAAATGGGCAATTAAATATACGTGCTTCTTCTCTAAAAATCACTTCATTGAAGTGA